A section of the Nerophis ophidion isolate RoL-2023_Sa linkage group LG16, RoL_Noph_v1.0, whole genome shotgun sequence genome encodes:
- the sla2a gene encoding src-like-adapter 2 produces the protein MGICCSRCRSKLPVLENPPDSVSPPPEESWTVSLYDFPTFDGANLIMTIGERLTVLSECGGVMMVRSMRTNRESYIPTNYTANVTHGWFFTGLSRHKAEELLMRPQNQNGSFLVRASETKADCFSLSVRWQSSTGLSGRVKHYLIAHLRNGRVYVSPKCSFSSVKQLVEHYSESEDGLCCRLREPCFIQGSDVPGGTRLVVPADNRTATQWKDASRSGIVKRTTTWSDKAVVSEGVREAISSYLQMTDCDNDGWDT, from the exons ATGGGGATTTGCTGCTCCAGGTGCAGATCCAAACTGCCAGTCTTGGAGAACCCACCAGACTCGGTGTCACCAC CACCTGAAGAGAGCTGGACTGTTTCGCTCTACGACTTCCCCACGTTTGATGGCGCCAACCTGATCATGACCATCGGGGAGAGACTGACCGTCCTATCAGA ATGTGGCGGCGTGATGATGGTGAGGTCAATGAGGACTAACAGAGAGAGTTACATTCCCACCAACTACACCGCCAACGTGACACATGG GTGGTTCTTCACAGGCCTCAGCAGACACAAAGCAGAAGAACTTCTCATGCGGCCGCAAAACCAGAATGGAAGCTTCTTGGTGCGAGCGTCAGAAACAAAAGCAG ACTGTTTTTCGCTGTCTGTCCGCTGGCAAAGCAGCACTGGCTTGTCAGGCCGCGTGAAGCACTACCTCATTGCTCATCTGCGTAACGGCCGGGTTTACGTGTCGCCAAAGTGCTCCTTCTCCTCTGTGAAACAGCTGGTGGAACATTATTCCG AATCGGAGGATGGACTTTGCTGTCGGCTAAGAGAGCCTTGCTTCATTCAGGGTTCAGACGTCCCAGGGGGGACCAGGCTCGTCGTCCCCGCAGATAACAGGACGGCCACACAATGGAAGGACGCCAGCAG ATCCGGGATAGTGAAAAGGACGACAACCTGGTCAGACAAGGCGGTGGTGAGCGAGGGTGTGAGGGAGGCCATCAGCTCCTACCTCCAAATGACAGACTGCGACAATGACGGCTGGGACACTTGA